From the Jilunia laotingensis genome, the window ACTTCTGCTAGTAGTTTATATGAATCGATACCATGAATCATGCTCACATAAGGAGCCATGTATTTGATTTTATTCGTTTGCAAATGTCCGATGAAATGCCATTCAATGTCTTTGGGTAAGGTTTCATATTTGGAAGTCATTTCCTGTACTTTGCTCTCTCCGAAAATACGCTGCCCCGCACTATATGCTTCTTCTATCGCCTCATTGGGATGGAATTTCGACACAGCGACTAACCTGACTCCTTTCGGGAGTTGGGCCAATACATTCTTTAAATTCTCCGCAACAAACATGTTTTTATTGATTAACAAATGATTAGTTTAAAAGGATGAGTGATTAATAACTAATTGGCTTGTTAATGATAACGATCAATGATCATGCAACTTGGTAGCAGTCTGTTAATCGTTAATCATTAACTTGCTAATCATTACTTATTATACTTCCGGTTTATCGTTTGGTTCTGCACTATATGGATAAACATCCATCAAAGGTGTTTCCGATACCAATCCGATTTGATAATCAGCCATTGTCCCTTTCATTCCTTCATCCAGCTTCTTTACGGCATCGCGTAAGTCGGAAGCTTGTACAAGTACCTGTGTGGAAGATTTTTTTTCAGCACCACTTTTTTCATCCAATGTGATGAAAATCAGTTTGCACTTAAACCAACGGTCGGCAGCTTCTTCATCGCTAGGGAAAAGTTCGCTGTAATTGGCTCGTTTTATGTCGGATACGGTAAATTCACCTGTGATAAATGGAGTCATCTCTTCAATAATTCGTGCTTCTGCTTCTGTAAAGCTAAGTGCATCCACGAGATAAGGTTCGGTTACTTTCTTATTCATTCCGTTTTCCATCAGTTTCTCATAACGGATTTTGCATTCAAACCAAGTATGCATTGCCATATTCTTCTGTTTTTAATTTATTAAAAAGTTTATAATCTGCCTATTACGTTCTATTGTTACGTAATAGGCTTACAAAGATAATTCAAAAAACATCTTTTTGCATCCATAAATTGAAGATTTTATGATCTGATGGGTAAACATTTATTTCTTTTCAACAATAATTTTACAATCAATGGATAATGCAGCTATTGATTATATGGGTTTTATGAAGTTAATGCCAATACATTGGTACGAACTGATCAATGAATTATTTGGATCCTTGACTTGAAGTATAAAAAATACATGGTATTAACCAAGTTCGTTATCGATAAGATTTTGGATGAATCTTTCTTATTAGTTTTGGTTGTAATTTCTTATACTAGTATACTAATTCCGATAACATTGAACTTTTATTTAATAGATTTATAATTATCTTTTGGGAAATGTTTTAGTCAGTTCCTAGAATAAACGACTGTATCAGTCTTCAGCATATTTCATAAATAAATTGATTCTATTTTTTTGTATTTGAGGGTACCTGAATGGAGTGGCTAAATTAGTCTTTGATTTAACTAACTTAAAATGAATGAAAATATTTGTTTGTCCCATATATTCTTATACAAATGCTAAAAAAGGAAATGTAATTATATCTATGCTTCAAATATTATGAAGACTATTGGATTTATCCGAGAAAAAAGCTTGTATTTGAAAAGCTAAATTGTTATATAAATATGATGGTTACTTTTAGAAAGTGTTTCAATAAACGTTCGTTTAATGGCACAAAAGTAGAGCCTATAAATGAAACTACAAAATATTTTTATATATATTTTTTTTAGTCGCTATCAAATTGAGTCATATGGCATTGATTATCATTTACTTATATTGAATATTAAATTCTTGTCTTGGAACTATTATTTTTTAAGAATAAGCCTTATTCAAATCTTCAAAAATCCTGTACAATTAAACGAACGTTTATTGAAACACTTTCTATATTTAAACATTTCGTTTAAAGGGAGTTATGCGTAATATTTATTTTGTTTCTAAAGCGCAGAATTTTCCTCCTTAAAATTTTTCAAGACTGTCCTGCTGAGATAGGGGATGGAATTGGAATGAAATGAATGCATTAAGATTTACATCAGCATTACATGATTTAACCGGGAAGTACTTCTTTATTCCGGTGTCCCCAAAGAATATCCATTAGTGAGCGATTTAGTTGATTCTCAAATTTCAATTCGTAATTCTCGATTGAAGCTACAGTGGTATGCCCTTCGTATCACTTACAGTCGCGAACTTGCATTAAAAGAGTATCTTGATGCCAATGGCATTGAGAACTTCATTCCAATGCATTATGAGTATAGTGTAAGAAATGAGCGTCGTGTTCGCAAACTGGTTCCTGTTATTCACAATTTAGTCTTTGTACATTCATCACGCAATCGTATTGATCAAATTAAAGATACGATGAATATGACTCTTCCTATCCGGTATATAATGGATAAGGAAACTCGTCAGCCGATTATTATACCTGACTCACAAATGCGAAGTTTTATGGCAATTGCCGGAAATTACGATCAACAATTGGTCTATCTTGAACCATCAACTGTTTCTTTCCGGAAAGGAGACCGCGTTCGTGTCATCGGAGGAGCTTTTGCAGGTATTGAAGGTGAGTTCTTACGTATAAAGAATGATCGGCGTGTTGTTGTATCTATTGAAGGGGTTGTCGCTGTAGCTACTGCTTTTATACATCCCTCGCTTGTCGAACCGATTATAGAACGTTGATTCTCTTGATTGTAACTGTAAATAATAAAATCTAAATAGCCTTATGCAGGTAAAAATTAATACTTTGCGTCGTGCCATTCACGACCTTCTTTATCTTGGTATAGATAATGAGCCTATTTATTCCGATCAATTTTGCCGGCTCAACAGTGAAGTTTATCAACAAACAGAGGCTCTCTATGAATGTCAGGGTAGTACTGATGAAGAAGAAGCCTCTCTTTGCATAGTTCTTCTTTTGGGATATTCTGTTACCGCATATGATCATGGCGATAAAGAAGCAAAGGTACAATCTGTTTTGAATCGCAGTTGGAAAATTTTAGATCGTTTGCCGGCATCTTTATTGAAGTGCCAGCTATTGGTTATTTGCTATGGTAAGGTGTTTGATGAAGCGTTAGCAAAGGAATTGAACGAAATTATAAGTGGGTGGAATAAGGCCGAATTGACTTTAGAGCAAACAGAGGTTATTGAGGAGTTGAAGAACTTAAAGGAGAATCCGTATCCGTTTGAAGAAATAAAAGAATAAATTACTTTTGTCATAAGTGTTAGCTGGCGATCAGAAAACATGCTAGGGATTTAAACTAGCACGTCTGGGTGCATCGTTTTATGCAAAGTATTGAATACATGGGGTAAGAATGAGAGGATTGGCTCTGCAGGTATTGAAAAATCAATACGAACGATTTTTACTTTTTTATATATAAAGACATAGAAGGGTGGGTGAATCCTTAAAACATACGGCTGTCAAAGGTGTTAGTTGGAGTTTTGCCGATAATATAGCTAATTCCGGTATTACATTTTTAGTCGGTCTGGTTTTGGCACGTCTGCTTACTCCCGAAGAGTATGGCATAATGGCTATGATTGCTATCTTTATCGCTATATCTAATTCCATTATTGACAGTGGCTTTTCGAATGCCTTAATCCGTAAAACGAATGTAAAACGAATCGATTATAATACGGTATTTTATTTTAATTTGGTAGTCGGAACTGCCATTTATATCTTGCTTTATCTGGTTGCTCCTCTGATCAGTGACTTTTTTAAAGAACCCCTTTTGGTACCAGTTACCAGAGTGATTGGATTAACTCTTATAATCAATGCACTGGCAATTATTCAGCGGACTATAATGGTAAAAGAAATCGATTTCAAGACTCAGATGAAAGTTTCTCTAATCGCATCTTTAACTAGTGGGGGAATCGGCATTGGCATGGCTTTTTATGGTTGTGGAGTCTGGAGTTTGGTCGGACAACAGGTTTCACGTCAGTTAGTTAATACGTTTTTTTTATGGTTTTATAGTTGTTGGCGTCCGGCTCTAGAATTTTCAATCGATAGCTTTAAAAAATTGTTTGGTTTTGGTTCAAAACTCTTGCTTTCAGGCTTGATAGACACAGTTTATAAAAATATATATTATATCGTGATTGGTCGTTTTTATAGTTCGGTTCAATTGGGGCAGTACACACGTGCCGAGCAGTTTAATACAATTTTTTCCAGTAATTTGACTTCTGTAGTCCAACGAGTCAGTTATCCGGTACTTAGCTCCATTCAGAATGAAGATGAGCGTTTGCGAGAGGCTTATCGTAAAATAATAAAGGTAACTATGTTGGTAACATTCGCATGTATGCTGGGACTTGCTGCCGTTGCAAAACCTTTGATTATTATTTTGATCGGTATTAAATGGATACCTGCCGTTTACTTTTTGCAAATTATTTGTTTTGCCGGTATGCTTTATCCACTCCATGCTATTAACTTGAATATTCTTCAGGTGAAAGGACGTTCGGATTTGTTTTTGAAATTGGAACTCATTAAGAAAATAATAGCAATAGCACCCATTGTTATCGGTATTTTTTACGGAATCAATTACATGCTTTGGGGGAGTGTTTGTATTTCTTTTATCTCCTATTTTTTAAATAGTCATTATTCGGCAGTGTTAATAAAATACCCAACAAAGAATCAACTAAAGGACATTTTTCCCACATTTCTGATATCCTTGTTTGTAGCAGCATTTATGTGGAGCATATCTTTAATGGATATTTCCGTTTATCTAATCCTTCCCATTCAAATTATAGCAGGTACTCTCTTGGCTTTCTGTATTTATCAAAAAGTAAAGCTTCCTGAATATTTGGAGATAAGGGAATTAGTGTCTTCCGCACTTAAAAAGAAAATAAATTATTAAAGATTCAAATAAGAATGGAAAACAAAGTAATTACAGTTACTTCTCCATTATTACCTTCGCTTGACGATTTCCTACCTTATATGCAGGATATATGGGATCGTAAGTGGCTGACTAATAATGGCTATTACCATCAGGAATTGGAAAAATCTTTGTGCGAATACTTAAAGGTACCCTATATAAGCCTTTTTACAAATGGGACTTTGCCTTTAATTTGTGCTTTACAGGCATTACGCATTACGGGTGAAGTGATAACTACTCCTTATAGTTTTGTTGCTACCACTCACTCCTTGTGGTGGAATGGCATTAAACCCGTGTTCGTGGATATTGATCCGATGACATGCAATATTGATCCGGATAAGATAGAAGCAGCTATCACACCTAAAACAACGGCAATTATGGCTGTCCATGTTTATGGTAAGCCCTGTGATATGGAACGCATTCAGGCTATAGCTGATAAATATGGTCTTAAAGTGATTTATGATGCAGCTCATGCATTCGGTGTGGAAGTTAACGGCAAATCGATATTGGAGGCCGGTGATATATCAACATTGAGCTTTCATGCTACAAAAGTTTATAATACCATTGAAGGTGGTGCTTTGGTTTGTCATGACGAGAATACAAAGAAACGGATTGATTACTTAAAGAACTTTGGTTTTGCGGGTGAGACTACCATTATTGCTCCCGGAATTAATGGTAAGATGGATGAAGTTCGTGCTGCTTACGGATTATTAAATCTGAAGCAGGTAAGCGCAGCCATTGAATCCCGTCACCAGGTTGCTGTTAGATACCGTGAAGCACTACGTGAGATCCCTGGAATCCATGTGATGGAAGATATGCTGGGTGTCCGTCATAACTATTCTTATTTTCCCATTTTTGTGGATGCAGAGCGGTATGGCATGTCACGTGATGAATTATACTTCAAAATGAAAGAAAGCAATGTTTTAGGCAGGAGATATTTTTATCCGTTGATAAGTGAGTTTTCTACTTATCGGGGATTGGAATCCGCGAAACCTGAATACTTGCCGGTTGCCCATAAAGTGGCAGATTCCGTTATATGCCTGCCAATGCATCATGCTCTTAGTCCGGACGATATGAATTTAATTTTATCAATAATCAAAAACAAATAAATTATGGAATTACAAGATTTTGTACAGCATTTTGCTGAACAATTTGACGAAACTGAAATGTCTGTTTTCAAACCGGATACGAAATTCCGCGAAATAAATGAGTGGAGTTCACTTCTCGCTCTTTCTATTATTGCGATGGCCGATGAAGAATATGAGGTTAAATTGAAAGGGGAAGATATTCGTAATTCACAAACGATCGAAGATCTTTTTAATATCGTTAAAACGAGGGTATAATGGCGTTGCTTACCGTTAGAAATGTTTCGCTGAAAGGAATAGCAAGCTGCGTTCCTGCTAACATGGAGGAGAACGCAGGCCTGCCGCTTTTTAAGGAAGATGAAGCCCAGAAGTTCAGTGCTTCCACGGGTATTTTCCGGCGTAGATTAGCTGATAAAAATACTACAACTTCAGATCTTTGCTACTATGCTGCCGAAAAGCTTATTACAGAATTAGGGTGGGAAAAGGACAGCATTGAATGCCTGGTTTTTGTTACCCAGTCTCCCGATTATATTTTGCCGGCCACATCGTGTATCTTGCAAGAAAGGTTAGGCTTGGGAATTGACACTTATGCCATCGACATATCTCTGGGGTGTTCTGGTTGGGTTTACGGGCTGGCTACGATTTCACAGATGATTTCGGCATCGGGAATGAAACGGGGGCTTCTGTTGTGCGGTGATACGACAACCTATACTTCGACCATGGATAAAAGTGCCTATCCGTTGTTCGGGGCTTGTGGCACTGCTACAGCCTTCCAGTTTGAAGAAAATTCTGCCCCTATGTTTATGAATTTGAATACTGATGGTTCCGGTTATAAAGCAATAATAATTCCCGATGGCGGATGCCGAAATCCTGTAACGAAAGATTCTCTTGAATACAGGGAAATAGAGGAAGGCATCAGTCGAAACTCACTTCAAACCGTCCTTGACGGCATGGACGTATTTACGTTCGGTATTTCGCGTGCGCCACAGAGTGTGAACAAATTGTTGGAATATGCAAATGTGGGACGCGAAAATGTAGATTACTATCTGTTTCACCAGGCAAATCTTTTCATGAACGAAAAAATACGGAAGAAACTGAAATTGACTGCTGAACAAGTCCCGTACAGCCTGGCCGATTTCGGCAATACTTCTTCTGCGTCAATACCGCTTACTGCTACCACTCAAATCAGAGGGCGATTGTCTGGAGGCAAGTTGAAAATGGTGGCCTGTGGTTTCGGTGTAGGGCTTTCATGGGGGAGTGTTTACCTTGAAACGAATGAAATTGTTTGTCCTGATTTAATAGAGATATAAGGTATGAGTAACTATAATCCGTTTTCACTTGAAGGGAAAA encodes:
- a CDS encoding DUF4494 domain-containing protein — protein: MAMHTWFECKIRYEKLMENGMNKKVTEPYLVDALSFTEAEARIIEEMTPFITGEFTVSDIKRANYSELFPSDEEAADRWFKCKLIFITLDEKSGAEKKSSTQVLVQASDLRDAVKKLDEGMKGTMADYQIGLVSETPLMDVYPYSAEPNDKPEV
- a CDS encoding UpxY family transcription antiterminator, which encodes MSDLVDSQISIRNSRLKLQWYALRITYSRELALKEYLDANGIENFIPMHYEYSVRNERRVRKLVPVIHNLVFVHSSRNRIDQIKDTMNMTLPIRYIMDKETRQPIIIPDSQMRSFMAIAGNYDQQLVYLEPSTVSFRKGDRVRVIGGAFAGIEGEFLRIKNDRRVVVSIEGVVAVATAFIHPSLVEPIIER
- a CDS encoding UpxZ family transcription anti-terminator antagonist is translated as MQVKINTLRRAIHDLLYLGIDNEPIYSDQFCRLNSEVYQQTEALYECQGSTDEEEASLCIVLLLGYSVTAYDHGDKEAKVQSVLNRSWKILDRLPASLLKCQLLVICYGKVFDEALAKELNEIISGWNKAELTLEQTEVIEELKNLKENPYPFEEIKE
- a CDS encoding lipopolysaccharide biosynthesis protein encodes the protein MGESLKHTAVKGVSWSFADNIANSGITFLVGLVLARLLTPEEYGIMAMIAIFIAISNSIIDSGFSNALIRKTNVKRIDYNTVFYFNLVVGTAIYILLYLVAPLISDFFKEPLLVPVTRVIGLTLIINALAIIQRTIMVKEIDFKTQMKVSLIASLTSGGIGIGMAFYGCGVWSLVGQQVSRQLVNTFFLWFYSCWRPALEFSIDSFKKLFGFGSKLLLSGLIDTVYKNIYYIVIGRFYSSVQLGQYTRAEQFNTIFSSNLTSVVQRVSYPVLSSIQNEDERLREAYRKIIKVTMLVTFACMLGLAAVAKPLIIILIGIKWIPAVYFLQIICFAGMLYPLHAINLNILQVKGRSDLFLKLELIKKIIAIAPIVIGIFYGINYMLWGSVCISFISYFLNSHYSAVLIKYPTKNQLKDIFPTFLISLFVAAFMWSISLMDISVYLILPIQIIAGTLLAFCIYQKVKLPEYLEIRELVSSALKKKINY
- a CDS encoding DegT/DnrJ/EryC1/StrS family aminotransferase — protein: MENKVITVTSPLLPSLDDFLPYMQDIWDRKWLTNNGYYHQELEKSLCEYLKVPYISLFTNGTLPLICALQALRITGEVITTPYSFVATTHSLWWNGIKPVFVDIDPMTCNIDPDKIEAAITPKTTAIMAVHVYGKPCDMERIQAIADKYGLKVIYDAAHAFGVEVNGKSILEAGDISTLSFHATKVYNTIEGGALVCHDENTKKRIDYLKNFGFAGETTIIAPGINGKMDEVRAAYGLLNLKQVSAAIESRHQVAVRYREALREIPGIHVMEDMLGVRHNYSYFPIFVDAERYGMSRDELYFKMKESNVLGRRYFYPLISEFSTYRGLESAKPEYLPVAHKVADSVICLPMHHALSPDDMNLILSIIKNK
- a CDS encoding ketoacyl-ACP synthase III, encoding MALLTVRNVSLKGIASCVPANMEENAGLPLFKEDEAQKFSASTGIFRRRLADKNTTTSDLCYYAAEKLITELGWEKDSIECLVFVTQSPDYILPATSCILQERLGLGIDTYAIDISLGCSGWVYGLATISQMISASGMKRGLLLCGDTTTYTSTMDKSAYPLFGACGTATAFQFEENSAPMFMNLNTDGSGYKAIIIPDGGCRNPVTKDSLEYREIEEGISRNSLQTVLDGMDVFTFGISRAPQSVNKLLEYANVGRENVDYYLFHQANLFMNEKIRKKLKLTAEQVPYSLADFGNTSSASIPLTATTQIRGRLSGGKLKMVACGFGVGLSWGSVYLETNEIVCPDLIEI